GCGTCCGCCTCGATCGCGTGGCGGTGGCAGCGGGGGCAGACGGCGTGGAGTGCGCACGGTTCGGGGGCGGCGGCAGGGGCGCTGCGCCCGATACTCATGCCGCGGCGCCTGCGGTGCGTGGTCAGGACGAGCAGGCCCTCGGGGCCGGCCCGCAGCGCCCGGCTGGTGCCGCGCGGCAGCAGCCCGATGAAGCCGGGCACCAGCTGGGTCATGGCACCGTCCAGGGTGAGGGTCCCGGCGCCTTCGACGACGACCAGCATCACGTCGACCTCGTCCTCGGTGTACGCCGCCCCGCCGGTCCCGGGCAGGTGGCGCACCAGGTTCGCGTCCAGCTGCCGGTCCGCGCCCACCAGCCGCCACAGGGCGCCGGTCCGCCCCTGTGCAACCGCCGCGGCCAGCCCCGCGACCGTTACGAACTCCGCCTCCCGCACTGCCTGCCTGTCCTTCGCACCCGAGCCGAACCTCACCACGCCACACCATCATGATCTCCCGCTCGTGGCGAACGGGCAGACCGACAACATTTACGGGCCGTGGCTGTCGGTCCCAGTGTGCATGTGAGCGCGTGGTCCGCCGTCAGCCGAGCGCCCCGCTCGCGTCTCCCGGCGGGTCGGGCAGCCAGTCGCGCGCCGGGGCGTATTCCAGCCAGCGCCGTTGCCGCGCCTGTTCCGCGCAGGCCGAGGTGAGGCTCTTCAGGCCCGGGTGTCCGTTTCCGGTGCGCCACAGCAATGACCAGGCGTACAGCGGCGTGGGGTTGACGAGGGGGACGGAGCGCAGCCCGGGGACCGGCGGCAGGGGCACGTCGGCGGGAAGCAGCGAGAAGCGGTTCGGGTCCTGTGCCACTTCGGTGAGGAAGTGGGCAAGGCCCAGGTTGACGCTCGTGGCCCTGTCCGGGATGTCGAACCGCTCGGCGAACCGGTGGAGGAAGTCGAGCCGGTCCAGGGTGCCCGGTGCCCACATCACGCTGCCGCGCAACTGGTCGGGGCGGAGCTCCGCCTCGGCCGCGAGCGGATGTGCGGCGCTCAGTACGGCGTCCACCGGTTCGAGGCGGACGAGCCGGTGCACCAGTCCGGGGTGCAGAGGCGGGTGGATCCGGCCGAAGGCCGCGTCGATGTCGCCGCGCAGCAGGGCGTCCGTGACCGACGGCAGATCCCGCCCGTGCCCCGGCACCAGCTCCCCGGCCTGCCCCGCGATCTGGGCCAGGGTCCGCATCGGCGCGTAGAGGTGCCCCCAGACGTCCACGTGCAGCGGGCGGTCCGGGCCTGTGGCCGCTGCGACCGCCGCGTCGGCGGCGGTCAGGGTCTGGCGGGCGGGCGGCAGGAAACGCCGCCCGGCTTCCGTGAGGCGCACGCCGTTGCCGTCACGGCGGAACAGCTGCGTTCCGAGGAGGGTTTCGAGTCGCGAGATGCGTTTGGACAGGCCCTGTTGGGTGATGCCGAGCCTTCCCGCCGCCCGGCCGAAGTGCAGTTCCTCGGCGGCGCGCACGAAGGCGCGCACCTGCGCCGTGTCGAGATCCACGCCCCCACCCTAGGGCCTGTATCGAGTTGCCCCGTGGAGCAAGGAGCGGCGTTCGGTGCGTGCCCTCGGCGTGCGGGACGAATGTCCTCGTAGCGGAGCTACCAGGACATTCGGCTCGTGCGCCAAGGGTGCGTGCCGGGCGTCGCGACGCCGCGGGGCAACTCGATACAGGCCCTAAGGGCCTGTCCGCGTGCGACAACCGGTGGTTGTCGGCCGGGTGCGTCCGTTGTTGGACCGGGGGACGGTCCCGGGCGTTGGATTCTCGGTATGCGAAGACTGATTCCCATGGCCGTCCTGCCGGCAGGGGGCGCCCGATGAGCGTCGCCGAGTTCGCCGCCGCCCAGTACACGCGGGCGGTCGGCGCGGGCCTGGACCCGCACGAGTACCGGCGCGTCACCGACGGCCTCACCTCCCTCTCCGGCTGGGGGCCGGCTTTCACCGAGACCGGGCACGCCTACCTGCGGCGTGCGCGGA
This DNA window, taken from Streptomyces sp. TN58, encodes the following:
- a CDS encoding LysR family transcriptional regulator; this translates as MDLDTAQVRAFVRAAEELHFGRAAGRLGITQQGLSKRISRLETLLGTQLFRRDGNGVRLTEAGRRFLPPARQTLTAADAAVAAATGPDRPLHVDVWGHLYAPMRTLAQIAGQAGELVPGHGRDLPSVTDALLRGDIDAAFGRIHPPLHPGLVHRLVRLEPVDAVLSAAHPLAAEAELRPDQLRGSVMWAPGTLDRLDFLHRFAERFDIPDRATSVNLGLAHFLTEVAQDPNRFSLLPADVPLPPVPGLRSVPLVNPTPLYAWSLLWRTGNGHPGLKSLTSACAEQARQRRWLEYAPARDWLPDPPGDASGALG